GGTCGTGCTGCCGGTCGCCTTGCAACCGATGTAGCGTTTGACGTCGACCGGCAGCCGCACGGTCGCCGAGGCGGTGACGGCTCCGATGCCGCCCGCACCGGTTTGCACGATCACGTCGGTCATCAACGTGCTCGGGCTGGAGAGATCCGAGTTGTCCGAATGGACGATGCTGTATTTCATCGTCTTGGCGTCGGCGAGCGGCGTGACGCCGAGCGCCGGAGCGGTGAGCTTGAATTCGACGGGGGCGACGAAGTCCCCTTTGCTGCTCAGCCCGAGATCGATCGCGTCGGAAGTGGTCGAAGCCGCGCCGTTCGGCAGCACCTTGGTCACCTTGAGCAAGGCGTCTTTGAGTCCGTAACCCATGATCGTGTTCCTCGATAAGAGGGAAGTTCGTGTGAGTGAAAACGTCGGGGACCGGGGAAGGTTTTCGACGTGGTGCGTTACGAATCGACGACTAGAGGTCGATCGATTCGATGTTCGAGATCGCGTCGCTCGGAACGAGCGGGATGCCGTCGTAGTCTTGCGGCAACGGCGCTTCCTTCCCGGTCTCGGTCGTCGCCGTGCGGCTGCGACGGAGCTGGCCGAGCGAACGGCGCGAAAGGAAGATGACGTCGGGCTTGATCCGCGTCGGGAATTTTTCGAGCAGCTGCGAGAGCAGCGTGTCGGTCAACATCTTGCCGGTCTGCTCGGTGAGGTTCTTGATCCGCGCGACCGACTGCAGGCTGCCGACTTGCAGGCCCGGGTAGGCTTGCATCGTCTGCACGTAGCCGTCGAAGCGCTTCGTGGCGTCGGCCGGATCGGTGAGCGATTCGACGCGGACCGGGTTGAGCTCGAACTTGCCGTTCTCCCCCATGACCCACTGCACGTTTTGCGGACCGAACTTCACGGCCCAGACGCTCGAAGCGGTGTTGGCCGTCGAGCCGGTCGCGTCGACGAGCATGTTCGTCGAGTCGTAGGCCTGCAACAAACCGGGGAACGCCTTCGAGTTGCCGAACGTGGCGTTGTAGCCGTAATAAAACGCGCGGCAGAGAGCTTGCAGCTCCCCTTCGAGCGTTCCTTGCGCTTCGTTCGCTAAGAACGCTTCCGGGCCGTCTTCATCCGAATCGGCGACGGCCTTATCGCACTCGAACCGCGGCTCGAGGATATAGGTCTCGACGATACGGTTTTCGTAGGTGTGCTTAACCGAAGTCGAACCTTCGTTGGCGCTGCGGAACGAGCCGGCCGTGTTGCCGAGCGCGGTCCGGACCAACGTCTTGTAGAGCCGGCCGGCGATCGTGCGCGCTGCGCCGACGTTGGCGAACTTGCGACCGCTCGAAAGATCCATGCCGGTCATTTCGACGTTGGACTTCGAGGTCTCGTCGATCAAGCCGACGAGCGCATCGCTGCCGTTGCGTTTCGCGATGTCGAGTAAAGTGGTGAGCATCTGACGTTCTCCGAGTAAAAATCGTGTGGTTCGGGAGAGACGTCGCGGACTGGGGAAAAGCGCCCGAAGGCGCTGGTGAACTCAAAACGTGCGGCTTACTTCTTCGCCGCGGTGAGGCTCTTCAGGCCGAGGCCGGCCGCGTAGGCCGACATGCCGGTCGAGAGCTTGCCGCTGAAGCGCGCGGCGTCGTCGCCGGTCTTCTGGCCGGCGTCTTTCGCATCCGAGCCGCCGGTGACCGGAGCCGCTTCGCCGCGCAGCGTCTTGTTGACCTGCGTGAGCGTGGCGACTTGCGTCTTCAGATCGGTGACCTCGCTCGTCAGGGCGGCGATCCGACGATCCTTCGCCTCCTCGAAGCTGAGCCCCTCGGCGTACCAGACGCCTCCTTGCGGACCGAACGCCGTGATGAAGCGTTTGCCCGGCGGTTCGACGGCGTTGGCTTCCGCCGCGGGAGTCGTCGGGGTCGCCGCGACGGCCGTCGCCGGCGCGGCGGCTGCCGCCGTGGTCGTCGTCGGCGCTCCGGCCGTTGCGGCCGCCGCGTCGCTGGTGCTGGTGGTGCTCGAAGCGGCGCTAGCCGGAGCGGTATTGACCGACATCGGAGTCTCCTTCCCGGTCGCAACGCGACCGCCTGTCGTAGAGTTGGCCCGCTGTTGAATGGCGGACGTTAAAGCGCTCATCGCGGCATCGAACGATTCGATGCCGTCGATCAGGCCGAGTTTCAAAGCGTTCTGCGCGACGAACACACCGCCCGTCGCGACCTGCTTGACTTGATCGGGCGACATCTTGCGCCCGGCACTCACGGCGTCGGCGAAGTGCTGTTGCGTCTGATCGACGATCGACTGGAGATACGCGTCCTGCTCGGGCGTGATCGCCGCGCCGGGGAAACCGGCTCCCTTGAGCGGACCGGTCGCATAGACCTTCGCCTTCATCCCCTTCATCGCGGCGGCGGCGCTGGCGTCGTAGGTGCCGATGAAGGTGCCGATCGAGCCGATCAGCGCGGTGTTGTCGTTCGCCGTGAAGCGTTCCGTCTGACTGGCGACCCAGTAGGCTGCGCTCGCGACGAGATCTTCGCCGAAGGCATGCACCGGTTTCTTGAGATTGGCGGCGCTGACCGCGGCGGCGAGGTCGGCGGTACCGGCGACGGATCCGCCCGGCGAATCGATCACGAGCATGATGCCGCCGATCGTCGCGTCGTTCGCCGCTTGGCTGATGTCGCGCTTCAATTGAATCGTCGAGCTCGACGAATCGAGCGACGACTCCTGTTTCATGAGCGTGCCGGCGATCGTGATGACGGCGATCTGCAGCGGCGACTGCGCATTCGGGCCGGCGACCGCGAGCGTCTTCATCTTGCTCTGCACCCGCCGCGTCCCTGCGGCGAGCACATGAGCCAAGAGGTCGGTGTTGGCGCAGCGATCGAACAACGCCAGGCCGCGCGTCGGTTCGATCGACCAGAGGCCGCAATACTCATCGAGCCGCGCGAATTGCACGCCCGTCAGGTCGGCGATCGGTTCCGCGCTGAGATTAAGCTGGTGCATTGCTGAACTCCTGAATGGTGACCGCCCCGGGCTCGACCAAGCTGTGCGGTAGCTTCAGGTCTTTGCGATAGGCTTGATAATCCGCCTCTTCCTTCGCCAGCGCGTAAGCGTCTTTGCCGGAGACCTTGCAGATGGAAGGCGTCGAATCGAAGCCGCCGTTGCGGGCCGCGATGCTCGCGTTGATCTCCTTCAACGGGTCGATCCACGGGATGCCCGTCGAGACCCACTCCCATTCGAGCGCGTCGAATTCGACGCCGGCCGGCAACGTGAGCTCGCCGTCGGCGATCGCCAGCGCCAAGCGCCAGCGAGTGAGCGCGTCGAGCAGCTCGCGGTTGTCGCTCCGCTTCGACTCGGCGCTGTCTTCGTATTGCAGGAGCGCCTGCCGGCCGCCGCTGTAGTTCGTGAACGACTCGTCGTAAAACGTGTACGGGATGTCGAGCGACTTGAGCGCGACGGCGATCGACGTGTTGACGAACTGCTGGAACTCGACCGAAGGGGACTTCGATTCGAGGAATTCGGCTCGATCGCGGTCCTGCAGTTCGAGCTTGATCGGACCGCCGCCGAGATCGACCTTGTATTTCCCTTCGGCGTCGTCGGCCTCTTCCCCTTCTTCGGCCTCCTCCTCGTCGTCGGCGTCCGACGCGCCGGGCAACGTCACGCCGATGTCTTCGCTCACGTTCGAGAAGATCGCCAACGCGAACAACTGCGCGACCTTCATCTTCGCCAGCGCCAGCTCGCCGCACTCGTAGACGTCGCGGAGCGAATTCAAACCGGCCGCGATCGGGCTGATGCCCCGGTATTGATCGAAGCGATCGAAGTAGCCGTGCAGGATCATGTTCTCGATCGGAATGACCCGCTCGAACTCGAACCCGTCCCCCTTCGGCTTTCGCTTGCCGACGGCGTAGGCGAGCGCTCCGCCGGCCGTGTCGACCTGCACCCCCTGGACCCACGCGTCGCCCTCGGTCGAGCCGGAGAAGTTGCGGATCCGATCCCCTTCGACGGCCTGCACCTTCTTCGACGCGAGCTTCACGACGCCGACGTCGCCGTCGAGCGTGCGGCTCGCCTCGGCGATGCGGATCCAACGCTTGAGCGGATGCCGCCGCGCGACGTCGAAGTTTTCCTTCTTGCCCCAGTTCCGCACGAACTTCTCCAGCACGTCGTCGAACTCGCCGTTGCCGGTCGACGCTTTGAAGGTGAAGCTCGCGACGTAGTCGAGGTGCTTCCGAATCGCCCAGGCGGCGATCGCCATGTTGCGGCGGCAGTCGCGGCCGAGCGTGAGGAGCTGCGATCGCTTGTCGGCCGGCAGCTCGTTGTCTTCGCTCTTCGTGGAGACCGGCACCGAACGCCGCTTCTCGGTCTTCTTGGCGGCGTCGTAGCCCGCTTGCCGCGGGTCGCCGCTCGTATCGTTTCCGGGGAAACTGCCGCCGAAGTACTTCCGCTCGATCGACGCGTTGAAGCGGTTCGAGTTCTTACGGGCGTCGGCGGCGGCTTGATTCGCGAAGGCGATCATTAGGTGCGCCTCAACGAGATGGTCGAGACGCGCGGTTTGCGGCCGTTCTCGCGAGCGACCTTCGCCTTCCAAAATTCGTACTTCGCTTCGACGTCGCTGAGCGCTACCGTGACGCCGTCGATCGTCGTCGACGCGAGCCCTGCGCTTTCGAGCAGGACCGCTTCGAGCTTCGTCACCATATTTTCGGCGAACGTAGCCATGTAAAACCGCACCGGGGCGACGATGTGAAGCGTCGCCCCGGTGTTCCCCGGTCCGCGACTAAGCGATCGGCGAACCTAGGTGCGAAGTGGTGCAATGCCGCAGAGCAATTCGCGCGGAATATATTGTCGATGACATTAAAACGGGCTAACGTCGGACGCTTACTCGTCTTCGGTTTTTCGATTTTCGTAGGCTCGATCGAACCGCACCTGGCCGCAGGCGCTGCAGGTGCAGCGGCGGCGCACGATGTGGGTGTACTGCGTGCCGTCCGGCCGAACGCCGGAGAACTCCTGCACCTCGGGCGTGCCGAAGTAGGCCGAGCGCTCCGTGCTCTGGCACTTCTTGCATTGCGACGGCTGCACGTCGACGGTCGATTTGATGT
This portion of the Planctomycetia bacterium genome encodes:
- a CDS encoding S49 family peptidase, whose protein sequence is MHQLNLSAEPIADLTGVQFARLDEYCGLWSIEPTRGLALFDRCANTDLLAHVLAAGTRRVQSKMKTLAVAGPNAQSPLQIAVITIAGTLMKQESSLDSSSSTIQLKRDISQAANDATIGGIMLVIDSPGGSVAGTADLAAAVSAANLKKPVHAFGEDLVASAAYWVASQTERFTANDNTALIGSIGTFIGTYDASAAAAMKGMKAKVYATGPLKGAGFPGAAITPEQDAYLQSIVDQTQQHFADAVSAGRKMSPDQVKQVATGGVFVAQNALKLGLIDGIESFDAAMSALTSAIQQRANSTTGGRVATGKETPMSVNTAPASAASSTTSTSDAAAATAGAPTTTTAAAAAPATAVAATPTTPAAEANAVEPPGKRFITAFGPQGGVWYAEGLSFEEAKDRRIAALTSEVTDLKTQVATLTQVNKTLRGEAAPVTGGSDAKDAGQKTGDDAARFSGKLSTGMSAYAAGLGLKSLTAAKK
- a CDS encoding phage portal protein gives rise to the protein MIAFANQAAADARKNSNRFNASIERKYFGGSFPGNDTSGDPRQAGYDAAKKTEKRRSVPVSTKSEDNELPADKRSQLLTLGRDCRRNMAIAAWAIRKHLDYVASFTFKASTGNGEFDDVLEKFVRNWGKKENFDVARRHPLKRWIRIAEASRTLDGDVGVVKLASKKVQAVEGDRIRNFSGSTEGDAWVQGVQVDTAGGALAYAVGKRKPKGDGFEFERVIPIENMILHGYFDRFDQYRGISPIAAGLNSLRDVYECGELALAKMKVAQLFALAIFSNVSEDIGVTLPGASDADDEEEAEEGEEADDAEGKYKVDLGGGPIKLELQDRDRAEFLESKSPSVEFQQFVNTSIAVALKSLDIPYTFYDESFTNYSGGRQALLQYEDSAESKRSDNRELLDALTRWRLALAIADGELTLPAGVEFDALEWEWVSTGIPWIDPLKEINASIAARNGGFDSTPSICKVSGKDAYALAKEEADYQAYRKDLKLPHSLVEPGAVTIQEFSNAPA